From a region of the Takifugu flavidus isolate HTHZ2018 chromosome 20, ASM371156v2, whole genome shotgun sequence genome:
- the cdk5rap2 gene encoding CDK5 regulatory subunit-associated protein 2 isoform X12, producing MDSVVADDMTLPVDINGSCRLPDSFNAGEDSTDSMTAPSFPAKMSPIKALTMKDYENQITALKKENFNLKLRIYFMEERMQQKCDDSTEDIFKTNIELKVELESMKRELAEKQELLVSASKALDSLAGRESGEPQRFREQAQREIDALNDAFNKKIADLEQCLQVAEGEVEKMAAIAEQEKLKNFSLERQLRTMSPQDNTSTPAEDLQAALQEKEKIIEQLQNTVKNQEVLIHQRKRNANQATDAASADTAQPSELITKKEQELKELREELQRLKAQTTPNHQPGVNQLEVHNKLLTEQLAETKSTSETLTKTLEETQNQNKDLLVKLEEKETELNSEKKNALKRDKTIQGLTQVLKEKEKEIAELFHEIEDRDDALAKAREAAHKAQLQKYQGVEEHQNLLMEKQTELAKLQGEHNAKVFEAQKLQRALHRREQELADLQQAKDQLEMEMEDLQQQKKKGDKALNDLNNQLKKMSDEIGERESALQQQYQETLEHTKRKLQAHEVTIHRLTSTLSDKEQQLQDYMNMVRDFESRSPVGNDNVLSKMRQRLKDKEKALEQALDEKFAAIEEKDNVIHQLQLSLRERERDLERLNNLISHNEETINSFDSVIKEKDVELQHLANTLKNLQRAKQDVEDNLNRSLREKDSIISQLQLSLEGKTKDMEEMAESVLNQSQTHARDLIEQMGQRLKFTEAMLAEAVKARERLVADNESAVEGLLATISSKDQLLKESAEHYNRLLSDRTQEIQELRKQLSNRQQQLTAAERHNSTTAQEGYLETAELRALLAEKDGIINKLLHRGQDREQFLADMQKDPDHVLELKHTIQIMQEHLDERDAELSKRISEDNMENLHVPQNTVILLKKELSQKTEALNKALQRESELKISLAELQSLLSEMEGRNEAQAANIESLTATLNTKDDIINTLHQRFSQRGGSGVDQSQDPMTGSGIEGSLPSLPQRETTMIGGDSQQEVLPKSEALQQEHDALYKALRAEQQLYSSLVRTVKEQDSTQRLHALQLELTSVQLLREQLEESIRNNKELRDDLESEIQRAKLREGVDAIDPKELESMKHQLEDAQRWNASLQARLGAIQNRGGGVGGARDSGDTLSFIGDQTSYMSICVGEEHDESLSELSAQELRHKVLELQDCVSNLQTLNNELQNQLSLVDKSDDVAHKTGTKNMSSSPWKQQLKTAQKMHNKGLHYSVIDKECQTDIRTGEQFDVGTDEDLRQSREDAHSASDTLYTEEKKVKDITADVLALESLLTDCGATSVSHLRETLLRLRRENAELRGLLKEQKSAECKEKESADASGDSSDGQAELRRSLETLQSDSQSGSSVSDGSSAPVVSSSDGMVNLQIKNLSHRRSAKQHVAKHRAGLKSRLPVPLRLRGEASSNRQTMSSDLLKPDPLSNPLSDDACVSDQQLHTDADGAMSSQYSTSPSSTLRYSHRSCSPVGSDKGSDASVTLDHTYPLTELELLHQECQEKEVLINKLSEQLADWEELQSQLQEKDQLNHQYMEALQAAESTIAYLTACSLDSQEQHVAHNFGTTGNLDINHYTGRQQNGLWEQCRPLTGNQDRPRVKDAAAQHCHYNTGEHNIKSLRQIAAESLKAHGESKNQLELGASDYISLNPKMTEAVVKCLSAIESAVASLAEHCTDISSLSSGKTSQMSSDLQVNLDNLQRALQDSNDLGEATQFSDLCETKGHIELHNNLCHLYKVFGDKSQRISELQASLQEQKCRKEDHLENRTVPEVKGLPPSVKSELETLHKALREKKKACKSLEERLATALTNTTIPENAQKALKQDDKGVQVDLQDLGYETSGKSEQDREECSSTDFEAGLKPSCSASSLPTLLKHEQATFSSTENLDSSSSTPYPSSPALSSAKVSQKSLQVYNKYGVSEDPLQLQGQVGELKAQLENQTKVILQMQSLLHQNSLSSDLEFRTSDPSCVRDLKGRRAEEESQEGVKKEGDKPVMNDKSSHLSMELERERAQNRRLSEQLQQTRSGSTSPARLDSLVQSQARELSQLRQQIKESRKLGALQRQQLEELNKAFKELLHANKVDCYMGEVVKEQLDKSLGLLDRLEGRLDRGDSCLDNGDVAALELSRRLAQELQEKNCIIQNLESQLRDQSPHSQHSSHSDLCHSDRTSSSYSSPTTHGSSGTQNQKQLPDWKTAAARPGGGVPEEGVSGTSSRLQGLQRENGRLQEQLRSSEELNSSLRSELDLHRSVMAQTSSRQQQDDGKEGSSSQTYIRKLDREVSPQDHPADRHLNSDMLGEHLQEIRALRLRLEESIRTNDRLREQLEKKLAEVERDSATNIFIHGEERSQLANEIRILWGQNQALKEQLSMGSKDKQKENERLRETVARRTAKLEQSRKECEALRQENTRLQERLEQSSQETSQLQETLQYSKEELHRLQSEVNALKQQLSDSQHLLNSLRLELQVFEKMKTDVHRCHGPSEAPQDPAPSGSWDLSELLSEIRHLRLQLEKSIQTNTALREKLEEQLLKGAHRSETININYLLSSPDEGGRSPGREGNDALHHSFHSHNKCSGGLQDERYRGHSELDGSSRGSSSGDSLSGAPSRLVPGHRIWANRNGRHILGLIEDYSALRKQISDGRKLSRSLIAQLQECVQIFRHSSSDNKMLEEQHLRSLTGSMNNMQHVLEEAGRLLKLVWRVSLPAANTAGDGSSNQQDELMKNELARLKSRLSQQERMLCGAVKRLRTTNQLKEGMEKMIIDQLYVTHGVLKKARGNLETNYSSLFSLKEPSGGPDEGGPRRWPVGGGRDLQPGRAAEDPSSDES from the exons ATGGATTCTGTCGTGGCGGACGATATGACGCTTCCTGTTGACATAAACGGAAG CTGCCGACTACCAGACTCCTTCAATGCTGGTGAAGACTCCACCGACAGCATGACAG CTCCATCTTTTCCTGCCAAGATGTCCCCAATCAAAGCCCTTACCATGAAGGACTATGAGAAT CAAATCACAgcactgaaaaaagaaaactttaatCTCAAGCTCCGAATTTACTTCATGGAGGAGCGGATGCAACAAAAATGTGATGATTCCACAGAGGACATCTTCAAAACG aacaTTGAGCTGAAAGTGGAATTGGAGTCTATGAAAAGAGAACTTGCAGAAAAGCAGGAGTTACTTGTGTCTGCATC gaaagCATTGGATAGCTTGGCTGGCCGAGAATCTGGGGAACCTCAGCGCTTTCGAGAGCAAGCTCAAAGAGAGATTGATGCACTTAATGATGCATTCAACAAGAAGATAGCCGACCTAGAACAG TGTTTGCAGGTAGCAGAGGGAGAAGTTGAGAAGATGGCAGCCATTGCTGAACAGGAAAAGCTTAAAAATTTTAGTTTGGAGAGACAGCTCCGAACAATGAGTCCACAGGATAACACCAGCACACCAGCTGAAGACCTGCAGGCTGCCctgcaagaaaaagaaaa AATCATTGAGCAGCTCCAAAACACTGTGAAGAACCAGGAAGTTTTGATTcatcaaaggaaaagaaatgcaaaCCAAGCCACAGACGCAGCCTCAGCTGACACAGCACAGCCATCAGAGCTCATCACCAAGAAAGAACAGGAACTTAAG GAACTGCGAGAGGAGCTCCAAAGATTGAAGGCTCAGACCACACCAAACCATCAG CCTGGGGTTAACCAATTGGAAGTTCATAATAAGCTGCTGACTGAGCAACTTGCAGAGACAAAAAGCACAAGTGAGACCCTGACTAAAACGTTGGAGGAGACACAGAATCAAAACAAG GACTTGTTGGTGaagctggaggaaaaggagactGAGCTCAattcagaaaagaaaaatgcccTGAAGCGAGACAAAACCATTCAGGGGCTTACTCAAGtcctgaaagaaaaggaaaaagag ATTGCAGAGTTGTTTCATGAGATCGAAGACAGAGACGACGCTTTGGCCAAGGCCAGAGAGGCAGCTCATAAAGCCCAGCTACAGAAGTACCAG GGAGTAGAAGAGCACCAAAATTTATTAATGGAGAAGCAAACAGAACTAGCCAAACTCCAGGGAGAACACAATGCAAAAGTGTTCGAAGCCCAAAAGCTCCAACGTGCCCTTCACAGGAGAGAACAAGAACTGGCTGATTTGCAACAAGCCAAAGACCAGCTAGAAATGGAAATGGAGGACCttcaacagcagaagaagaaaggagacaAGGCCTTGAAT GATCTAAACAATCAGCTCAAAAAGATGAGTGATGAGATTGGGGAGAGGGAGtctgctctgcagcagcagtaccAGGAGACTCTGGAGCACACCAAACGAAAACTTCAGGCTCATGAAGTGACCATTCACAGGCTTACATCCACTCTCTCTGATAAAGAGCAACAACTACAG GATTACATGAACATGGTCAGAGACTTTGAAAGCAGAAGCCCAGTCGGAAACGATAATGTACTTTCCAAGATGCGGCAAAGGCTAAAAGACAAGGaaaaagctctggag CAAGCACTGGATGAGAAGTTTGCTGCCATTGAGGAGAAGGATAATGTGATACACCAGTTGCAGTTGTCACttagagagagggaaagagaccTTGAAAGGCTGAATAACTTGATCTCCCATAATGAGGAAACCATCAAT AGTTTTGATAGTGTTATCAAAGAGAAGgatgtggagctgcagcatctTGCAAACACGCTGAAGAACTTGCAGAGAGCCAAGCAAGATGTAGAAGATAATTTGAACAGATCACTGAGGGAGAAAGACTCCATCAtcagccagctgcagctctccttGGAAGGAAAGACAAAGGACATGGAG GAAATGGCAGAGTCGGTGTTGAACCAGTCACAGACACATGCACGTGACCTCATTGAACAGATGGGCCAAAGATTAAAGTTCACAGAGGCGATGTTGGCTGAGGCTGTGAAAGCCAGAGAAAGGCTGGTAGCTGACAATGAGAGTGCGGTGGAAGGACTGCTGGCTACAATCAGCAGTAAGGACCAGCTGCTCAAG GAATCAGCAGAGCATTACAACCGGCTGCTATCTGACCGCACACAAGAGATACAGGAACTGCGAAAACAGCTGTCAAACAGGCAGCAACAGCTCACTGCTGCTGAGAGGCACAACTCCACAACAGCCCAAGAGGGTTATTTAGAGACCGCAGAACTCAGAGCCTTACTTGCTGAGAAGGACGGTATCATCAAT AAACTCCTGCATCGTGGTCAAGACAGAGAGCAGTTCTTAGCAGATATGCAGAAGGACCCTGATCATGTTTTGGAACTCAAACATACAATCCAGATCATGCAGGAGCATTTGGATGAACGGGATG CTGAACTGTCAAAGAGGATCAGTGAGGACAATATGGAGAATCTACATGTGCCCCAGAATACAGTCATCCTCTTGAAGAAAGAGCTTTCACAGAAAACTGAAGCACTAAATAAAGCACTTCAGAGGGAGAGTGAACTGAAA ATTTCGCTGGCGGAGCTACAGTCATTACTGTCTGAAATGGAGGGTCGTAATGAAGCCCAGGCTGCTAATATTGAGTCTCTAACGGCCACTCTAAATACCAAGGATGACATTATCAAT ACTCTTCATCAACGCTTCAGTCAGAGAGGAGGCAGTGGGGTAGATCAGAGCCAGGATCCAATGACTGGTTCTGGCATAGAGGGATCCCTCCCAAGTCTTCCTCAGAGAGAGACTACTATGATTGGAGGAGACAGCCAGCAAGAA GTTTTACCCAAATCTGAAGCATTGCAGCAGGAGCATGATGCTTTATATAAAGCCCTTAGAGCTGAACAACAGCTCTACTCCAGCCTTGTCAGGACTGTGAAGGAACAGGACAG TACACAGCGTCTCcatgctctgcagctggagctgacaTCGGTGCAACTCCTCAGGGAACAGTTAGAGGAGAGCATCAGAAATAATAAGGAGCTAAGGGACGATTTGGAGAGTGAGATTCAGAGAGCCAAGCTTAGAGAAG GTGTAGATGCAATTGATCCTAAAGAACTAGAGAGCATGAAACATCAGCTGGAAGACGCACAGCGCTGGAATGCCTCCTTACAAGCTCGCTTAGGAGCCATACAGAACcgtggaggaggagtgggaggggcgAGAGATAGtg GTGACACATTGAGTTTCATTGGAGATCAGACTTCCTACATGAGTATCTGTGTGGGAGAGGAGCATGATGAAAGCTTGTCTGAACTTTCTGCACAAGAGCTTAGACACAAG GTGCTAGAGCTGCAGGACTGTGTAAGCAATCTACAGACTTTGAACAATGAGCTACAGAACCAACTGTCACTGGTGGACAAATCTGATGATGTTGCTCACAAGACCGGCACCAAAAATATGAGCAGTAGCCCATGGAAACAG CAGCTCAAGACAGCCCAGAAGATGCACAACAAAGGGCTTCACTATTCTGTTATTGACAAAGAATGTCAGACAGACATCAGAACTGGAGAG CAGTTTGACGTGGGGACAGATGAAGATCTTAGACAGAGTAGAGAGGATGCTCATTCAGCCAGTGACACCCTGTACACTGAAGAGAAAAAAGTAAAGGACATCACTGCTGATGTATTGGCCCTTGAATCTCTGCTGACAGACTGTGGGGCAACATCTGTTTCACACCTAAG AGAGACACTGCTCAGACTTAGAAGAGAAAATGCAGAGCTTCGTGGTCTCCTGAAGGAACAAAAATCAGCTGAGTgtaaagagaaagagagtgCAGATGCATCAGGGGACAGCAGTGATGGACAggctgagttaaggaggagtcTGGAAACCCTTCAGTCTGACTCTCAGAGTGGGTCTTCAGTGTCGGATGGGAGCTCAGCACCGGTtgtcagcagctctgatggGATGGTGAATCTGCAAATTAAAAACTTGTCACACCGAAGAAGTGCAAAGCAGCATGTTGCAAAGCACAGG GCCGGTCTCAAATCTCGACTTCCTGTTCCCTTGAGGCTAAGAGGGGAAGCCAGCAGTAACAGGCAAACGATGAGCTCCGACCTTCTAAAACCTGATCCACTTTCAAACCCTCTTTCTGATGACGCTTGTGTGTCTGACCAGCAACTCCACACGGACGCTGATGGCGCCATGTCATCACAGTACAGCACTTCCCCTTCTTCCACTCTTAGATATTCACATCGTAGCTGCAGTCCAGTTGGGTCAGACAAGGGCTCTGATGCCAGCGTGACACTGGATCACACCTACCCCTTGACTGAACTGGAGCTTCTCCACCAGGAATGTCAGGAGAAAGAGGTGCTAATCAACAAGCTAAGTGAGCAGCTTGCTGACTGGGAAGAGCTTCAGTCGCAGCTCCAGGAAAAGGACCAGCTCAATCACCAATACATGGAAGCCTTACAAGCTGCAGAATCCACCATTGCTTACCTGACTGCTTGTAGTCTAGACAGCCAAGAACAACATGTGGCACACAATTTTGGAACAACGGGGAATTTGGACATAAACCACTATACTGGCCGCCAGCAGAATGGGCTGTGGGAGCAGTGCAGGCCTCTTACTGGAAACCAGGACAGGCCTAGAGTTAAAGATGCTGCCGCACAGCATTGTCATTATAACACTGGTGAACACAATATTAAAAGTTTGAGGCAGATAGCTGCAGAATCACTTAAAGCACATGGGGAAAGCAAAAATCAGTTGGAATTGGGAGCTTCTGATTACATAAGTTTAAATCCTAAGATGACAGAAGCTGTGGTAAAATGCCTTAGTGCTATAGAGTCTGCTGTTGCTTCTCTGGCAGAACACTGCACAGATATTAGTTCACTGTCATCTGGCAAAACATCTCAGATGAGCTCTGACCTACAGGTGAATCTAGACAATCTTCAGAGAGCCTTGCAGGACAGCAATGACCTTGGAGAGGCCACACAATTTTCTGATTTGTGTGAAACAAAGGGACACATTGAGCTCCATAACAACCTCTGCCACCTCTATAAGGTCTTTGGTGATAAAAGTCAAAGAATTTCAGAACTTCAGGCTTCCTTACAAGAACAGAAATGTCGTAAAGAGGATCACTTGGAGAACAGAACTGTACCAGAGGTGAAGGGATTGCCACCAAGTGTTAAATCTGAACTGGAGACTCTCCATAAGGCAttgagggagaagaagaaggcatgtaagagcctggaggagagactggccACTGCCCTCACCAACACAACCATCCctgaaaatgcacaaaaag CTCTGAAGCAGGATGATAAAGGCGTGCAGGTGGATTTGCAAGATCTGGGTTACGAAACCAGTGGCAAGAGTGAGCAAGATAGGGAAGAGTGCAGTAGCACAG ATTTCGAGGCCGGTTTGAAACCGAGCTGCAGTGCCTCTAGCCTGCCCACTCTACTGAAACATGAGCAGGCCACATTCTCCTCCACTGAAAACCTGGACTCATCATCCAGCACCCCGTACCCTAGTTCCCCAGCTCTTAGCTCAGCCAAG GTCAGTCAAAAAAGCCTTCAGGTCTATAATAAGTACGGAGTTTCTGAAGATCCTCTTCAGCTTCAAGGACAAGTCGGAGAACTGAAGGCCCAGCTGGAAAACCAGACCAAAGTCATCCTCCAAATGCAAAGTCTCCTGCATCAGAACTCTCTGTCCAGTGATTTGGAATTCCGCACCTCCGATCCTTCCTGTGTCAGGGATCTAAAGGGGAGAAGGGCTGAAGAGGAGAGCCAGGAGGGGGTTAAAAAGGAGGGGGACAAGCCAGTGATGAATGACAAAAGTAGCCACCTGAGCATGGAACTGGAAAGAGAGCGGGCACAGAACAGAAGACTGAgcgaacagctgcagcagacccGCAGTGGCTCTACATCACCAGCAAG GCTGGACTCTCTGGTGCAGTCTCAGGCCAGGGAGCTGTCACAACTCCGCCAGCAGATCAAGGAGAGTCGCAAGCTGGGTGCCCTGCAGcgtcagcagctggaggagcttaaCAAGGCCTTCAAGGAGCTGCTGCACGCTAATAAAGTCGACTGCTACATGGGGGAGGTGGTCAAGGAGCAGTTGGACAAAAGCCTTGGCCTTCTGGACAGGCTGGAGGGGAGGCTTGACAGAG GAGATTCTTGTCTTGATAATGGCGATGTGGCAGCACTGGAATTATCCAGAAG gttAGCgcaagagctgcaggagaagaacTGCATCATCCAAAATCTGGAGAGCCAATTAAGAGACCAAAGTCCACACAGTCAGCACAGCTCACACTCAGATCTGTGCCACTCAGACAGGACATCGTCCTCCTACAGCAGCCCAACAACTCATGGCAGCAGTGGGACACAAA ACCAAAAACAGCTCCCTGATTGGAAAACTGCAGCCGCtcgtcctggaggaggagttccaGAAGAAGGCGTCTCCGGTACCAGCAGCAGACTGCAGGGCCTGCAGAGGGAGAATGGAcgcctgcaggagcagctgaggagcagcgagGAGCTCAACTCCTCCCTACGCAGTGAACTGGATCTGCATCGCTCAGTTATGGCCCAGACCTCCTCCCGCCAGCAACAAGACGATGGAAAGGAGGGGTCGAGTTCTCAGACATACATACGAAAACTAGATAGAGAAGTCAGCCCACAGGATCATCCTGCAGACCGCCACTTGAACTCAG ACATGCTGGGAGAACATCTACAGGAGATTCGAGCTTTGCGCCTGCGCTTGGAGGAGAGCATCCGCACAAACGATCGTCTtagggagcagctggagaagaagctggccGAGGTGGAGAGGGACTCAG CCACAAACATCTTCATTCACGGTGAGGAGCGAAGCCAGCTGGCCAATGAGATTCGAATTCTCTGGGGACAAAACCAAGCACtgaaggagcagctcagcaTGGGGTCAAAAG ACAAGCAGAAAGAGAACGAGAGACTGAGAGAGACTGTGGCCAGAAGGACCGCCAagctggagcagagcaggaaagagtGTGAAGCTCTGAGGCAAGAAAACACCCGACTGCAGGAGaggctggagcagagcagccaaGAAACGTCCCAGCTGCAGGAAACACTGCAATACAGCAAGGAGGAGCTGCACAG gttaCAGAGCGAGGTAAACGCCCTGAAGCAGCAGCTATCGGACTCTCAACATCTTCTGAATTCTCTTCggttggagctgcaggtgtttgaaAAGATGAAAACCGACGTTCATAGATGCCATG GACCCAGCGAGGCTCCCCAGGATCCTGCTCCCTCCGGCTCCTGGGATCTCAGCGAGCTGCTTTCGGAGATCCGACacctgaggctgcagctggaaaaGAGCATCCAGACCAACACGGCCCTGCGAGAAaaactggaggagcagctgctcaaaGGTGCCCACCGCTCTGAAACCATCAACATCAACTACCTGCTGTCCTCTCCAG ACGAAGGTGGCAGGTCACCAGGCCGCGAAGGCAACGACGCGCTCCACCACTCGTTTCATAGTCACAACAAGTGCAGCGGTGGCCTTCAGG ACGAGAGATACCGTGGTCACTCGGAGCTGGACGGCAGTTCACGGGGCAGCAGCTCTGGCGACAGCCTGTCCGGGGCCCCCTCCCGTCTTGTGCCAGGCCATCGGATATGGGCCAATCGCAACGGGCGTCACATTTTGGGTCTGATCGAGGACTACAGCGCCCTCCGCAAACAGATCTCAGACGGCCGGAAGCTTTCGCGCAGCCTGATCGCAcagctgcaggagtgtgtgCAGATTTTCAGACACTCCAGCTCTGACAACAAG ATGTTGgaagagcagcacctgaggagtCTGACTGGCAGCATGAACAATATGCAGCATGTGCTGGAAGAGGCCGGCCGGCTGCTCAAACTGGTGTGGAGGGTCTCTCTGCCGGCTGCTAACACAGCGGGAGACGGCAGCAGCAACCAGCAG GATGAGCTGATGAAAAACGAGCTAGCCAGACTGAAGAGCAGGCTGTCCCAGCAGGAGAGGATGCTGTGTGGAGCTGTCAAACGCCTGCGCACCACCAACCAGCTCAAAGAAGGAATGGAAAAAATGATTATTGACCAGT tGTATGTAACCCACGGAGTACTGAAGAAAGCCCGGGGGAATTTGGAG ACGAATTATAGTTCCCTCTTTAGCCTGAAAGAGCCGTCTGGAGGACCAGACGAAG GAGGTCCCCGCCGgtggccagtagggggcggtAGAGACCTCCAGCCTGGCAGAGCCGCCGAGGACCCCAGCAGTGACGAATCCTAA